In Sulfitobacter sp. LCG007, the sequence CGGCGGCGGGTTCGAGGGCCGTTTCCGACACCTCGTCCGGGGCAGGGACGCCAGCGGTGGCGCTCGCGGCCACTTCCTCGCGGCGCAGCGCGATGACGCTGAGCGGGACAGGCGCCCCCGCGAGAACGTCGAGAGAGGTCGCCGCATCGGAGGACAGCTGCAGGATCGGACCCGGCGTCTCGCGCTCGCGCCTGAACAGCGCGCCCACCACGGATTTGCCGTTCGACATGTTCCGGATCATCACGCGCTCGGGTTCCTTCACATCGGGATGCGCCACCCAGACCCCGCCAAGCGAGGGCCGTCCGTCCCACAGGCCTTCCTCGGTCGCCGAGAAGACTTCGGGCGCCTCCACGTCGCGCTCGACGCCTCCGTCGGCTCCGGAACCAGCAACATCACCCGGACTTCCGGCAGTCGATCCGAAGCGGTCCTTGATATTGAACGCGCTGCCCCCGTCGCATCCCGCCATCAATGCAGCACCCAGGAGGCAGACCGCAAATCGTGCTCCCGCGACCCGCAGCGTTCCAATGGGCCGTGCCCTGCTCATCATACCCCGATCCTTGCCTCTGCCGCGCCGGACGACCCCCTCGCGGGGGGTTCTTGCGCGGCAGTCTAACCCCGCTTGGGTTTCGAGGAAAGACGGACAGGGCGGCTTCGGCGAAAAAGGCCTCTGGCAAGCTGAATTCCCGGCTTTCAGAATCGTCGAAGCGGCACTAGGAGGGGCGAACCCGGAGGAGTGGCAGAGTGGTCGATTGCACCGGTCTTGAAAACCGGCGTGCGTGAGAGCGTACCGTGGGTTCGAATCCCACCTCCTCCGCCATAAGATCTTGTGTCGAGAATTATTTTCCCAACTATATCAAGTCTTTGTCCTGAAAGCCTACTTTAACCTGCCTGCTGCCGCCTTGTATTGCTACACATTTTGCCCCACATTTTGCTCCTTTGATGGACTGACGTGGAGCGGCTGATGGCGGTGATGTTGCGTGGAACCACCTGGAATTTGCGCAAGCGCGTGCCTGCCCGGTATGCCACGGTCGAAACCCGCAAGGAGCTTTGGCTAAGCCTTCATACAGATTCGAAAGCCGAAGCAGAGGCCAAGGCGCCCGCGATCTGGCGCACGCAGATTGACGCTTGGGAAGCGCGTCTGGCAGGTGCATCGGAAGACGCCGAAAAGCGATTTCAGGCAGCTCAGGATCTGGCGGGGAAGCGAGGTTTTTCCTGGTTGCCCTTGGCCGATGTGACGCACCTGCCGCGCGCAGATCTGCTGAAGCGGATTGAGGCCATCCCTGCCCATAGTCAGCAGCCGGACCGCCAGGAGGCCGCGGCGATGCTGGGGGCAGTGCCCGCGCCAGAGATCACGGTGTCGCGTGCAGTTGAGCACTACTGGAGCCTGACGCGTGACCGGGTGGCTGATAAAAGTCCAGATCAGTTGCGTCGCTGGCGCAATCCCCGCATCAAGGCCGCAAGGAATTTCATCACCTTGCTTGGCGACAAACCCATTTCGGCGATCTCAGGCGAGGACATGCTGGCCTTTCGGGGCTGGTGGCTGGACCGCATCGACGACGAGGGGCTCAGCGCGAATTCCGCCAACAAGGACCTGATCCATCTGGGAGACATCCTCAAGACCGTCAACAGGATGAAACGTCTTGGACTGGTCCTGCCACTTGGGGACCTTGCCCTGAAGGAAGGCAAGGCGCGTCCGCGACTGCCGTTTTCGTCTGCCTGGATACGAGAACGCCTTCTTGCTCCAGGAGCGCTGGATGGGCTCAACGCCCAGGCTCGGGCGATTTTTCTGCTCATGATCAATACCGGCGCGCGCCCGAGTGAATTGGCCGCGTTGAGTGCCGGAGCGATTCATCTTCAGGCGAATACACCCCACATCGAGATCATCGGCGAAAACCGACAACTCAAGAGCGTCAATGCAGAGCGCAAGATTCCGGTTCTGGGCGTGTCTCTCGATGCGCTTCGTGGATTCCCGGAGGGCTTTGATCGGTATCGCACGAATTCCGCATCCCTGAGTGCGACGGTCAACAAGTTCCTGAAGGAAAACGGTCTCAAGGAAACGGACGGTCACACGATGTACGGGCTGCGCCACGCGTTCGAAGATCGCATGCTCGAGGCCCGTATCGACGAGCGGATCCGTCGTGACCTTATGGGGCACGCGCTTGAGGCAGGCCGAGGCGCGCGGCCATCGCGATGTGATTGCGCTCGGTGCGTCCGCTGGACAGGTGCGGGGTCAAGATCCAGCCGCTGAAGGACTGCCGCGACACTGCAATATGGACGTGGTCGCAGTTTCCGTCGCGATGGCGCACGGCGATCCAGGCGGATCTGAGTGGATCGATCCCCATCAGCCGCAACTGAAAGGCTGCGATCAGGCGCCATTGGGCACGGCTTGCCTGGATCCCTTCCGGCAAAGACAGCGTGATATGCAGGTAACCCGCAGCAGCTGCGATGCGCTCGAACCGTTGGCGCAAATCATGGCGCCCGGTCCTGGGGACGGTGCCGCCGATCAGCTCTGAGCCGTCACGCAGGTCATAGCCGTCAATGAAATCAGCGGTATCGTGGCGGACAGTATAGGCGCGCATCAGCGGTCCTCCCGACGCATCAGAAAAATGATCTCGTCAATCTGTCGGGCGATATGACCGAGGCGTCGTGCGGGGGCGTGATCAAGCCGATTGAGGGCAAGGCCGATGCGCCCAGAGGTTGTCAGGCGCGTGATGGAGGAGTGGCTGGCAGCCCAGGGGAAGAACAAAACTGCAGGGTAACGCTCGGGTTTCGGCCGATT encodes:
- a CDS encoding SPOR domain-containing protein; its protein translation is MSRARPIGTLRVAGARFAVCLLGAALMAGCDGGSAFNIKDRFGSTAGSPGDVAGSGADGGVERDVEAPEVFSATEEGLWDGRPSLGGVWVAHPDVKEPERVMIRNMSNGKSVVGALFRRERETPGPILQLSSDAATSLDVLAGAPVPLSVIALRREEVAASATAGVPAPDEVSETALEPAAEAPGAAVAATQGAPAASEAVQSDLPLQRTAAVSSSIARPYVQIGIFSVESNAESGAGQMRKAGMPAEVRLHSAGGKTFWRVLVGPAASAAERDRLLSRIRNQGFSDAYAVSN
- the xerC gene encoding tyrosine recombinase XerC, which produces MAVMLRGTTWNLRKRVPARYATVETRKELWLSLHTDSKAEAEAKAPAIWRTQIDAWEARLAGASEDAEKRFQAAQDLAGKRGFSWLPLADVTHLPRADLLKRIEAIPAHSQQPDRQEAAAMLGAVPAPEITVSRAVEHYWSLTRDRVADKSPDQLRRWRNPRIKAARNFITLLGDKPISAISGEDMLAFRGWWLDRIDDEGLSANSANKDLIHLGDILKTVNRMKRLGLVLPLGDLALKEGKARPRLPFSSAWIRERLLAPGALDGLNAQARAIFLLMINTGARPSELAALSAGAIHLQANTPHIEIIGENRQLKSVNAERKIPVLGVSLDALRGFPEGFDRYRTNSASLSATVNKFLKENGLKETDGHTMYGLRHAFEDRMLEARIDERIRRDLMGHALEAGRGARPSRCDCARCVRWTGAGSRSSR